The Gemmatimonadetes bacterium SCN 70-22 DNA window CGCACATGCTCACGCGCGAGGCGTGGAACGCGCTCCTGAAGATCCTCGAGGAGCCGCCGCCGCGTGTCGTCTTCGTCTTCGCCACGACGGAACCGCAGAAGATCGCCCAGTCGGCCGCCCCGGTCCTGTCGCGGCTGCAACGCTTCGACTTCCGGCGCATGAGCCCCGCCGACATCCGCGAGCGCGTGTCGGCGGTGCTCGCCGAAGAGGGGGTCGGCGCCGAGCCCGAGGCGCTGGGCATGATCGCCCGGGCGGCCGACGGGTCGATGCGCGACGCCCTCTCGCTCACCGACCAGGTACTCGCGTTAGGCGATGGCGGGGTGACCGCGTCGCGCGTGCGCGAGGCGTTGGGGCTGGTGGCCGAGGACGAGTACCTGGCCATCCTCGACGTCATCGCCGAGCGCCGGGCGGGTGACGTGTTCGAGACGGTGGGGCGCCTGGTCGAGCTGGGGGTCGACCTGGGACAGTTCCTGGCCGGGCTGGGCGACATGCTGCGCGCGCAGCTGGCGGTGACGCTGGGCGCGACGCGGGTGGACGTCAGCGCCGCCGCGCGCGAGGGGCTGCAGCAGCGAAAGGGGCGTCTCTCGCCGGGCGACCTGGTCCGCATGCTCAACGCCGTCGCCGAGATCGAGCCGCGCTTTCGCCGCAGCGCGCAGCAGCAGCTCCTGCTCGAGACGCTCCTGCTCCGCTTCGCCCTCCTCGATCGGACCCTCGACCTCGAGGCCGTGCTGCGCGAGGTTGGCGGGGGCGGGAGCGGTGGCGCCG harbors:
- a CDS encoding DNA polymerase III, subunit gamma and tau — protein: MLALARKYRPRNFATVAVQSHVSNTLKGAIARGRVAHGYLLCGPRGVGKTTLARVLAMALNCENKRADGEPCGECPSCQRIWSGGASLDVVEIDAASNRGVDDARDLRERAMYAPSGAGRYKVYIVDEAHMLTREAWNALLKILEEPPPRVVFVFATTEPQKIAQSAAPVLSRLQRFDFRRMSPADIRERVSAVLAEEGVGAEPEALGMIARAADGSMRDALSLTDQVLALGDGGVTASRVREALGLVAEDEYLAILDVIAERRAGDVFETVGRLVELGVDLGQFLAGLGDMLRAQLAVTLGATRVDVSAAAREGLQQRKGRLSPGDLVRMLNAVAEIEPRFRRSAQQQLLLETLLLRFALLDRTLDLEAVLREVGGGGSGGAGGGAVRPPPPARPAPTGGEVRGGYRAAPPVAGDPGRRPDGAPRRETPVETPVETPRASEGGRVAPPPGVASQLRPPPATPRTEGGYERRADAGGEPRGEGGGAATLTAAPAAVAER